Sequence from the Priestia megaterium genome:
TCAAGATAATCGAACGTTCGTTCATTTTACATCTTAAAAAAAACAATCTTAAACATCTGACTAAACTTGACAACTGTTCTAATAAACGATCGTTCGATTATTTTCAAGTCGTTCATATTAAGAGGGAGCATTTTTTTAATAAACCTTTGTTATCACTGCTTTCTCCCTCTGTTTAAAAGTCGGATAGACTCTTAAGCTTTTATAGCATCCCAACTCATTTGAATAACTTTATTTAAATTAGCTTCATCTATAGTAGATGTTCCATTAAAATGTTCCTTAACAAATTGCATCACTGGTTGGAGAGTAAAAATAGCTAACAGGTTTGTATCAACTTGTTTGAACACATATTGTTTTTTTCCTTTCTCAAATAAACTATAGAGAGGCTCACACATGTCCGTGATTTCATCACGAGATATTTTGTTGAGAAGTGGTGAATTTTGAAACTGTTCTATAAATAAAAAGTAATCCTTATTAGCCAAAGTAAAATCAACAAATTTTCTTAAAGCGTCTTCAAATGCCTCTTGTAGCGGTAGGGAAGCATCAAAATTATTAAAAATTGCTTCAGTCATCATCTTCTTAACATTCAAATATAATTTGTTAAGTAGATCCTCCTTGTTTTCGAAATAAACATAAATCGTTGAAGCAGATACTTTAGCCTTCTTGGCAATCTTCGACATAGAAGTCTCAGCAAGACCAATTTCATTTATAAGTTGGATAGTTGCATTAAAAATATTTTCGTTTTTGTTTTCGTCTTTATGTCTCATGCGCCAATAATAAACGTTCGTTCGATTAATGTCAACTCGAAGAGTATAACGAGACTATCCGTTAATAACCTTATAAACCGGAGGAGTAAAAAAGAACACAGCTTAAAGTTAGTTGAGATTTCAATCTTTACGTAAATAAATGACAGAGCTCATTAGCCTTCAAGATGTCTAATCCTACTTGGTACTTCCTATCATTATTTAGGGTTATTTACGATATGGTTCAAACCCCAATTCTCTATTTGAAGAAGTATAGAATAAAGGCTCTTCCCGGTCTCTGATAGCGAATACTCTACCTTGGGTGGAATTTCAGGATACACTTGTCGATTAATTAGCCCATCGCTTTCGAGCTCACGTAGCTGGCGAGTAAGTGTACGCGGCGTAATATTGGCTAATTCCCTTCTTAATTCATTGAACCGCCTAACCTCATGAATCGCAAGCTGGTGCAAAATGACTAGCTTATACTTGCCTCCAACCATATTGACCGTAAATTCAACCGGGCATGGTGAGCATTGGGAGTTTTGTTTATCCACTCTATTTCCCTCCTTTTTAAGGTATCTTTTAGGATAGTATATATCTCCAATGTGCGTACTTACAACTTTGGTATTATACATCTACAATGTAACTATAATCGTTAAATTAATCTTAGTAAACGATTAAATTACTTTTAGTAAACGAAAGGATGATGAACAATGGAAACGAAGGATAAAGTGCTGGTTTATGGAGCTGGGGGCGTGCAAGGAGGTGCAGTCGCTCGCAAGCTTCTGAAAGAAGGATACACCGTTCATACCATCACAAGAAGTTCGGACAAGGCTGCTCAACTTCAAGAACAAGGCATTACTGCCTTTGTTGGCGATCTGTCAGATGCAGAGAGTCTCACTTCAGCTCATGACGGAGTAAGCAAAGTGTTTCTGCTGTTGCCGGTGGACTATGACCTAGAGCATAATCGCCAATTCATCCGCAATACCGTCGATGCTGCTAAAGATGCAAATATTAAGCTTCTCGTTGTTAATACCAGCAGTTTCGTTCCGGATGACGCTACAAGTGTAGCTGGCTTTGAGATTAAGAGAGAATTAATTACTTATGTGAAGCAAAGTGGCATTCCGTCCATCATCCTTCAACCTACATTTTATATGGGAAATTTCCTCATTCCTGGTGTTTTAGGCAATCAAACACTGGCTTATCCTGTACCAGCTGATTCTGCAATCGCTTGGATTAGCATGGAAGACGTAGCTGCTTATGGAGTATATGCGCTTAACCATCCAGAGCTGGCAGGACAGACATTGCCTATCGTAGGACCTGAGGCGCTGACAGGAAATCAACTGGCTGAACAATTCAGTGCTGCATTGGATCGAGAGATACAGTTTTACTCTCTCCCAGTGGAAGCGTTCGAAGAATCGTTAGCTCCAGTATTAGGAAAGGAAACAGCAGGAGGCCTGGCCGACTCGTACAAATGGGTGGGATTAAATACTGAATTACTGCCCAAGCCTGATCAAGTCACTAACGAGATGCGAGCTGCTGTACCCGGCACCCCATTCGCAGAGTGGGTGAAACAAGCTATTCAGCAAGGATTTTTCGCACCCGTCACTGAGTAAACGGTAATAGGTAATTCATGAAAAGAACCTTCAAAGTGTAGAACTAGCAACTGGACGACGAAACATAATTTTCAAAAAATAGTAATGAGACAATTCATGTTTGAGGGGGCATAGAACAAGGCACTTGATAATAGTGTTTAAGCAAGTATTGTTGGATAGTCGTAGGTTAAGAAAATTGTAACTCATAAATAATAGTGAAAATGATATTCTTCAACCACTGATTATATTTTCACTTTTGTACTTTTTCGAACATAACTTTTTGCGTAAATACGATATATTTGAGCGTGAAAATAGTAAATCAATTTAAAAATGATAGGAGGATTTTAGTATGAAAACAGAAGTGAAAACCGCGAGCGAGTTGGCCCGATCGACACCTCCCTCACCGTTGCAGGTTGCTTTCCGTGAACTGGAGTTCTTCGACGTCGGCGACCCTGCAAGGGTAGAGGATGTGTTTTCTCCGGATCTGATCGACCATAACCCCGCCAATCCCGAGAAACCGGGTATCGAAGGTATGCGAGCATTGATTGAGGGCTTGCGCGCCGGGTTCACCAATTCGGTGCACCGAATCCTTTTTTACCGTGAGCTTCCCGATGACTGGGTGCTCGTTCATTGGGAGATGACCGCAACCCACACAGGAGAATTCTTGGGGGTCCCCGCGACCGGCAAACCTGTGGCTCTGAAGGGTATTGACATCTTCCACATCGTTGGTGGCAAGGTCGCCGAGATTTATCACGTCGAAGAAATGCTCAAGTTGGCCCAGCAACTCGGCGTACAGTCGGCCTAAGACCGAGATCCACTAGGACGAAGCCAGGTGCAAGGCCCTAATCGGCAAGCGTCGCTCGCCCCGGCGCTTGCCGACAGATGTCAAAGATAGGAATTTGCTTTTTTCCCTGAATTCTTTCCCCAACAATAGAATCGGCAGAAGAATTTGCTTGTTTGCCCTGAACTAAAATGATGACTCCAATTATGGATACAATTGCGCCAATCCAGCCTTTAGTTTTGATATTCTCTCTAAGTAAAAACGGGGTAAAAAGTAAGATAATAATAGGAATACCAGCAGAAATCATTCCAGCTTGTGAGGCACTAACGGATTTTAATCCAAGGTAGTTTAATGTGGAAAAAGCAAATACGCCTAGAAAACCTAATACTAAAAATTCTTTCCACTTAGATAGTATAGGGAGGTTCTTTTTATTGAAAGCTAATAAGCCCCAAAGTATTAGAGTAGAAATTGCCCAACGTATTGTATTAAGCAAGGTAGCCGGTAAAGCGGGAGCTAAAAAGCGACCACAAATATAATTGCCTGCCCAAAGAAGTGTATCTACTACTAATAGTAAAATTCCTTTTTTCATTGCTTTAATCCTTTCCTATGTATCTTTTTGTTTTCATGCTTATGGAGAATAATGTTCTTAATGAAATGGATCGAGTCGATCCAAATTTACGTGATGAAATGTTGGCTGAATTATTTTTGGAACAAATCGTGAAGGATTTCAAAAAAAGTAAGATCCTTGAGAAAATTGATCATTCCTTAAAAAAGAAAGATAAAAAAGCTTTTTTGCTTTTAACAGAGGAACTTAAACCTTTATCTTGATAAAAACATTATATATTATATAATAGAAGAAACTCGTCAAAAAAAGCCTTTGCTCCTCATGAGCAAAGGCTTTTTTTAATGATAAAGAGTTTATTGTGTCCCAGATAAGTAGTTAGTTATTCAAATATTGGATAGCTGACAATAGTTTTTAACTATTTTTCTATTTAAAATTTAAACGGTAAAATTTAAATATTCTTAATTAAGAATTTTTTGTGAACTTCATCCATAAATGTTAGCGCTATCTTTTGTGGATTCTTTATTAATTATTTTTTAGGAGGCCTATTTAGTGAAAAAAAAACAAGGCAAAGCACGTTGGTTGATTCTCCTGGTAATTTGTTTTATGTATTTGATTACTTTTATGGATAGAACAAATATTTCAATAGCTGCTCCATACATTTCAAAGGAGTTTGAATTCAATCAAGTCACCATGGGTTTTATATTTAGTGCATTTACATGGGCATATGCTATTGGACAAGTGCCCGGCGGCTGGCTTGGAGATAAATTTGGCCCTAGAAATATCCTCACCATAATAGTCTCTTTTTGGTCCCTAATGACCATGGTAACTGCTCATGCTGTAGGTTACTATTCCTTTTTAATTATTCGTTTTTTATTTGGCTTAGGAGAGGCCGGAGCTTTTCCTACTGCTACAAGAGCTATGCAGCTATGGTTTGCTAAGGAAGAACGAGGATTTGTTCAAGGGCTTACACATGCATTTAGCCGTTTAGGTGCTGCCATTGTTCCTCCTCTTGCAGTTAGTATCATTGCATTGTGGGGGTGGAGATCTTTATTTTATATATTTGGTGCTGCAGGTATTATCTGGGCTATTCTTTTCTTTATTGTTTATAGAAATATTCCTGAAGAACATAAATGGGTCAAAAGAGAAGAATTGATATATATTCGAGGACTAGATGAAAAAGGTAATGTAAATAAACCAATCAACTTAAAAAACAATGCCAAAGTACCCTGGAAAGCTATTTTTTCATCTTCTAATATGTGGTTTCTTATGATTGTATGGTTCTGCTGGAATTACGCAAATTACTTTTTTATTACATGGCTACCGACTTATCTGCTTGAATATCGACATTTTTCAATTGTTAAGATGGGTTTTTTAGCATCATTACCTTTATTAGCTGGTATGGTGGGGGATCTTGTTGGTGGGTTTGTTAGTGACAAGGTCTTGAAGAAATCCAATAGTATAAAGTTAGCTCGTAAGATAGTGGCTATACCAGGGCTAGTTGGTGCAGCTATCTGTCTCATTCCTGCGGCTACAATTGAAAATCCACTTATGTCTGTATATTGCCTTTCAGCATCTGCTTTTTTCTTGGAGTGTGTAAATTCAACTACATGGGCAACAGCTATGGATGTGGGGGGAGAATACTCTGGAACCGTATCTGGAGTAATGAATATGGCCGGTAATATTGCAGGTGCACTATCTCCAATTATTTTTGGAATTCTGGTGCAAGGGGGTTCTTGGAATCTACCATTTTATATTTCAACAGGGATACTATTAGTTGGATCATTTATTTGGGCTTTTTTCCTTAACCCTAATAGATCTGTAGTTGAAAAGCTAAATTTGAAGGAAAAAATAACTTTAAAGGAACACGTAAAGTAATATCGTATAGTATAGGGGCGAGAATATCATGGATTTTCATTATAAACAACAAGATAAGAGTTCAATTAAAAATACACATCCTATATATGCTTATGTAGGATGCCGTACAACTAAGGAGCGTAACGCCAGGGGAAAAGGAATTAATGTGTATCGAATGAACCAAGTCACAGGGACCTGGACTCATTTACAACTGGTAGAAAATATTATTAATCCTACATTTCTCGCATTTGATCGTAATGAACAATTTCTGTATGTGGTTCACGGGGATTATAGTGAAGTAAGTTCATTCCATGTCGATAAGTTAACTGGAAGACTTACATTTATAAATCAACAATCAACTGAAGGAAGAAATCCTGTACACTTAGTTGTGGATCCTACCAACCAATTTTTAATTGTAGCAAATTATATGACAGGCACATTAGGTGTTCTTCCTATTAATTCCAATGGATCTTTAAATCCAGTTTGTGACTTAGTTAAGATGCCTGCTGCTCTTAAACATTCTACCGTCGATTTATTTTCCAAACAAGGTGTATCGCACCCTCATCACACACCATTCGATCGCGACGGGCGTTTTGTTATAGTACCTGACTTAGGATTAAATAAAATTTTTATTTTTACAATAGATACTTCTTTAGGAAAACTTATTTCTCATAATCCAGCTTTTGTAGAAACACCTATAGGATCAGGGCCTCGGCATATAGATTTTCATCCCACTTCCTCATATGCATACGTGGCAAACGAGCTTGATTCCACGATAGGCGTCTATCATTATGATTCAGAAAATGGGGAATTTAAACAAGCTCAAATAGTTGAAGCCCTAAAAGATGGGAATTCTGAAAATACTTTAGCTGAAATTGTTGTAGCGCCCTCTGGTAATTTTTTATATGTATCAAATCGTGGACAAGATAGTATAACTACGTTTTCTATTAATCAAAAGACTGGATTAATTTCATATGAGAACTCTGAATCAACATTAGGAAAGACTCCACGTTTCTTCACAATAGATCCAAACGGTAATTTTCTTTATGTCGCAAATGAAGATAGTGATACCATCATCACATTTAAAGTGGATAAAGAAACAGGAAAACTTACTAACACTGGAAAAATTATAGAAAGTGAAAGCCCGGTATGTATTGTTTTTTCTGGTAATCAAAATGAAAAAATTTAGAGGTAAGGAATTAGGTATTGGAGATATACTGCAGCGTATTGGGGCTTTAATAGCCATGATGACAATAATTCTTAACATCTTTATCGGAAATTTCACTATAGCTACTCTAATAATTATTACTTGTGAAGCTCTTATTGTGATTGGGTATTTTTTAAATAAGAAAAAAGTTAAGAAGTCATTACCAAGTAATAATTGTAAAAAATTATAAGTGGTAGACAATCTAAATAATAAGTTTATAACCCATAGAATAAATTTCTATGGGTTCTGTACGCAAAATAAGTCTGTCAGTAACATTAACTCCCTTAAATACTTAATTATAATAAATAACATAGGTTAATAAAATATTTAAATAAATTTGGTTACTTAACAATACTTATATTACAATATAAAAAGGAATGAGATAATAACATTATTATTACTTAATTATAAAATACTTCTATATTAAGGGAAGGATAAGGCATGGATTATAGAGATTGGGAAATAATAAAAGTCCTCTACCAACAAAAGAATATTACAAAGGCATCTCAGGTTTTGTTTATTTCTCAACCTGCTCTAACAAATAGGTTAAAACAAATAGAAGAAGAGCTTGGAGTTAAATTATTTAATCGAGGTAGATGGGGAGTCCAATTTACTCCTCAAGGTGATTACCTTGCGGGTTGCGCTGAAGAAGCTCTTAAATATTATCGACAGGTAAAAGAAAACTTAAGTAACATGAGTAATGACTATACAGGTACATTAAGACTAGGCGTTTCTAATTTTTTTACTAAGTATAAACTTCCATATATTTTAAAATTATTTCAAAAGCAGTATCCCCGTGTAGAATTCAAGGTAATGACTGGCTGGAGTAGTCAAGTGTTTAAGGCTATCTATAATCAGGATGTCCATATAGGATTTGTTAGGGGCGATTACAATTGGAAGGAACAAAAGCACTTACTATTTGAAGAAAACGTGTGCATAGCTTCTAAAAAAAAGCTCGATATAAATGATCTCCCTAATTTACCAAGAATTGATTACAAAACTGACTATGTACTAAAATCTCTAATGGATAATTGGTGGACAGAGAACTATTCGCAGGCTCCTCTAATCAGTATAGAGGTTGATCAGGTTGATACATGTAAAGAAATGGTGGTCAATGGCTTAGGTTACGGTATTTTGCCTAACCTGATACTTAATGGGATTGAAGGATTACATAAAATTAATTTGACAGACGCCAAAGGAAATCCTATCTTACGTCGAACATGGATGTATTATCATGAACAATCATTAGAGTTAAATTTAGTAAAAGCATTTGTTAATTTCATCAGGGACTTAGACTTAAACGATGATTAATAATTATTGAGAAGATAAAAACGATTTTAAGCTATTCGTCTGAATAGCTTAAAATCGTTTTTTATTTAACTTAGCTATTTTAAAATGAACTATAGTTATTTAAATAATTGATAGTTAGCCATAAAGTATAGATATTTTTTTAATGTCTTATCCTGTGATAGGATTTTTACATAAGCAAATGTTTATTTTTAATAAACTCCTTATACAAGCAGGATTAACAGTATTAAATACTTTCAAAGGGAGAGCAATAATATGGAAGAAACTAAATATCGAGTTGGACTTATTCACGCCACAATGAACTCCGTCCAACCAATACTTAAAGCATTTAGTGATTATGCACCTCATATTACATTAAAGAATTTTATGGATGAGAGTCTTATTTTTGAATTGAATGAGACAGGAATTGTCACAAAAGATATGAAAAGACGGTTATTAAATCTAATAGAAAAAGCCGTAAAAAGTGAAGTAGATGGGGTTCTGCTAACCTGCTCATCTTTTACTCCTGTTGTGGCAGAAATCAGCCACCTATTCGATGTACCTATCTTAAGCGCAGATTTAAGTATGTTAGAAAAAGCAGTTGATATGGGTAGTCAGATTGGTGTAATTGCTACAGTAGAAGCTGCAGGTCCAACTACAACTAGATTGCTAGAAGGAGTCGCTAAGGAAAGAGGCAAGAACGTTAGAATCGAAACTAAGGTCATTACGGAAGCCTTTCAAGCCCTCCAAAATGGAGATCGTCATAAACATGATGAACTGATTCAAAAAGAAATACTTATGTTGTCTGATGATTGCGATGTAATTATATTAGCTCAATTCTCTATGGCTCGAGCGTTAGAGACTTTAGGAACGGCTTCAAAACCCGTATTGACTAGTCCAGAAATCAGTGTTAAGGCAATCGTTGATAGAGTATCAAAAATAGAATTAACAAAGTAGGGCAAACAAATTCAGTTTGAATAAACAACAGTTAATATCAACATTTATAAATCTGAAAATTCAATCTTCGGAAGTGTGTGTTTCAAAAAAAGGAGGATTTTAAAGTGATCAGTACCGACTTAAAACATATAAGCTCCCTAATTGATGGAGAAGAAATCGTTCGTTCAGGCATGAAAACAATGGATGTTACTAGTCCTTTTGACGGAAAAGTAGTAGGAACAGTTAGTTTAGCTACTCGTGAAGATGCAGAAAGAGCTATTGAAACAGCATATCGAGTATTCCACAAAACAATGAAAGCCCTACCATCGTATCGACGTTCTGATATTCTTCGTAAAGTAGGAAAGTTGTTAGAAGAAAGAACAGAGGAATTTGCTCAAGTTTTAGCATTAGAGGCTGGAAAGCCTATTCGTGACGGTCGAGGGGAAGTTGGAAGAGCTGTACAAGTATTGCTCTTCGCAGCTGATGAGGCTAAGAAAATCGAAGGTGAAGTTGTTCCAATGGATGCTGCTATTGGTGGAGAAAATCGGATTGGTATGGTTCGTCGTAATCCTATCGGAGTTATTTCAGCTATCACACCTTTTAACTTCCCATTAAACCTAGCTTTACATAAATTAGCTCCAGCCTTTGCCGCAGGCAATACAGTAGTATTAAAACCAGCAGGGAAAACACCACTTTCTTCTTACATGCTTGTTAAATTATTTGAGGAAGCTGGGTTACCTAAAGGGGCTTTAAACTTAGTAATTGGAAATGGTTCAGAAATAGGGGACGTGTTAGTAACAGATCCTCGTATCAGTAAGGTTACTTTTACAGGAAGTCCATCTGTAGGGATTAACCTTCGTCAAAAAGCCGGATTGAAAAAAGTAACATTAGAGCTGGGATCAAACTCTCCAAATATTATCTTTAATGATGGTGATGTAAACGAGGCAGCAAAAGGATTGGTTCGTGGAGCTTTTGCATTCTCAGGCCAAGTTTGTATCTCGGCTCAACGAATTTATGTTCAGCGTGATGTGTATCAAAAATTCTTAGACCAGTACGTATCTTTAGTACAAGACTTAATTATTGGAGATCCAGTCGAAGAAAGAACGGATATTGGTCCAATGATAACTGAAAAAGAAGCAATTCGAGCAGAAGAATGGATACGGGAAGCAAAAAAATCTGGTGCAAAGGTAGTCACTGGAGGAAATCGTGAGGGAACTTTACTAGAGCCTACGATTCTTGTAGATGTAACCCCTGAAATGAAGGTAGTGTGTCAGGAAACATTTGCTCCAATTGTTTCAGTTATTCCTTTTGATACTGAAGAAGAAGTTGTTGCTTTTGCTAATGATTCTGATTTTGGATTACAAGCAGGTGTATTTACTTCTGATATTAACCGTGCCATGCGTGTAGCTGACAGCCTAGAAACAGGAGGAGTTTGGA
This genomic interval carries:
- a CDS encoding TetR/AcrR family transcriptional regulator — encoded protein: MRHKDENKNENIFNATIQLINEIGLAETSMSKIAKKAKVSASTIYVYFENKEDLLNKLYLNVKKMMTEAIFNNFDASLPLQEAFEDALRKFVDFTLANKDYFLFIEQFQNSPLLNKISRDEITDMCEPLYSLFEKGKKQYVFKQVDTNLLAIFTLQPVMQFVKEHFNGTSTIDEANLNKVIQMSWDAIKA
- a CDS encoding winged helix-turn-helix transcriptional regulator, coding for MDKQNSQCSPCPVEFTVNMVGGKYKLVILHQLAIHEVRRFNELRRELANITPRTLTRQLRELESDGLINRQVYPEIPPKVEYSLSETGKSLYSILLQIENWGLNHIVNNPK
- a CDS encoding SDR family oxidoreductase, which translates into the protein METKDKVLVYGAGGVQGGAVARKLLKEGYTVHTITRSSDKAAQLQEQGITAFVGDLSDAESLTSAHDGVSKVFLLLPVDYDLEHNRQFIRNTVDAAKDANIKLLVVNTSSFVPDDATSVAGFEIKRELITYVKQSGIPSIILQPTFYMGNFLIPGVLGNQTLAYPVPADSAIAWISMEDVAAYGVYALNHPELAGQTLPIVGPEALTGNQLAEQFSAALDREIQFYSLPVEAFEESLAPVLGKETAGGLADSYKWVGLNTELLPKPDQVTNEMRAAVPGTPFAEWVKQAIQQGFFAPVTE
- a CDS encoding ester cyclase; the encoded protein is MKTEVKTASELARSTPPSPLQVAFRELEFFDVGDPARVEDVFSPDLIDHNPANPEKPGIEGMRALIEGLRAGFTNSVHRILFYRELPDDWVLVHWEMTATHTGEFLGVPATGKPVALKGIDIFHIVGGKVAEIYHVEEMLKLAQQLGVQSA
- a CDS encoding DMT family transporter yields the protein MKKGILLLVVDTLLWAGNYICGRFLAPALPATLLNTIRWAISTLILWGLLAFNKKNLPILSKWKEFLVLGFLGVFAFSTLNYLGLKSVSASQAGMISAGIPIIILLFTPFLLRENIKTKGWIGAIVSIIGVIILVQGKQANSSADSIVGERIQGKKQIPIFDICRQAPGRATLAD
- a CDS encoding IDEAL domain-containing protein — encoded protein: MDRVDPNLRDEMLAELFLEQIVKDFKKSKILEKIDHSLKKKDKKAFLLLTEELKPLS
- a CDS encoding MFS transporter; its protein translation is MKKKQGKARWLILLVICFMYLITFMDRTNISIAAPYISKEFEFNQVTMGFIFSAFTWAYAIGQVPGGWLGDKFGPRNILTIIVSFWSLMTMVTAHAVGYYSFLIIRFLFGLGEAGAFPTATRAMQLWFAKEERGFVQGLTHAFSRLGAAIVPPLAVSIIALWGWRSLFYIFGAAGIIWAILFFIVYRNIPEEHKWVKREELIYIRGLDEKGNVNKPINLKNNAKVPWKAIFSSSNMWFLMIVWFCWNYANYFFITWLPTYLLEYRHFSIVKMGFLASLPLLAGMVGDLVGGFVSDKVLKKSNSIKLARKIVAIPGLVGAAICLIPAATIENPLMSVYCLSASAFFLECVNSTTWATAMDVGGEYSGTVSGVMNMAGNIAGALSPIIFGILVQGGSWNLPFYISTGILLVGSFIWAFFLNPNRSVVEKLNLKEKITLKEHVK
- a CDS encoding lactonase family protein is translated as MDFHYKQQDKSSIKNTHPIYAYVGCRTTKERNARGKGINVYRMNQVTGTWTHLQLVENIINPTFLAFDRNEQFLYVVHGDYSEVSSFHVDKLTGRLTFINQQSTEGRNPVHLVVDPTNQFLIVANYMTGTLGVLPINSNGSLNPVCDLVKMPAALKHSTVDLFSKQGVSHPHHTPFDRDGRFVIVPDLGLNKIFIFTIDTSLGKLISHNPAFVETPIGSGPRHIDFHPTSSYAYVANELDSTIGVYHYDSENGEFKQAQIVEALKDGNSENTLAEIVVAPSGNFLYVSNRGQDSITTFSINQKTGLISYENSESTLGKTPRFFTIDPNGNFLYVANEDSDTIITFKVDKETGKLTNTGKIIESESPVCIVFSGNQNEKI
- a CDS encoding LysR family transcriptional regulator, whose translation is MDYRDWEIIKVLYQQKNITKASQVLFISQPALTNRLKQIEEELGVKLFNRGRWGVQFTPQGDYLAGCAEEALKYYRQVKENLSNMSNDYTGTLRLGVSNFFTKYKLPYILKLFQKQYPRVEFKVMTGWSSQVFKAIYNQDVHIGFVRGDYNWKEQKHLLFEENVCIASKKKLDINDLPNLPRIDYKTDYVLKSLMDNWWTENYSQAPLISIEVDQVDTCKEMVVNGLGYGILPNLILNGIEGLHKINLTDAKGNPILRRTWMYYHEQSLELNLVKAFVNFIRDLDLNDD
- a CDS encoding aspartate/glutamate racemase family protein is translated as MEETKYRVGLIHATMNSVQPILKAFSDYAPHITLKNFMDESLIFELNETGIVTKDMKRRLLNLIEKAVKSEVDGVLLTCSSFTPVVAEISHLFDVPILSADLSMLEKAVDMGSQIGVIATVEAAGPTTTRLLEGVAKERGKNVRIETKVITEAFQALQNGDRHKHDELIQKEILMLSDDCDVIILAQFSMARALETLGTASKPVLTSPEISVKAIVDRVSKIELTK
- a CDS encoding aldehyde dehydrogenase family protein; the encoded protein is MKTMDVTSPFDGKVVGTVSLATREDAERAIETAYRVFHKTMKALPSYRRSDILRKVGKLLEERTEEFAQVLALEAGKPIRDGRGEVGRAVQVLLFAADEAKKIEGEVVPMDAAIGGENRIGMVRRNPIGVISAITPFNFPLNLALHKLAPAFAAGNTVVLKPAGKTPLSSYMLVKLFEEAGLPKGALNLVIGNGSEIGDVLVTDPRISKVTFTGSPSVGINLRQKAGLKKVTLELGSNSPNIIFNDGDVNEAAKGLVRGAFAFSGQVCISAQRIYVQRDVYQKFLDQYVSLVQDLIIGDPVEERTDIGPMITEKEAIRAEEWIREAKKSGAKVVTGGNREGTLLEPTILVDVTPEMKVVCQETFAPIVSVIPFDTEEEVVAFANDSDFGLQAGVFTSDINRAMRVADSLETGGVWINETSTYRQDNYPYGGVKLSGVGKEGVKYAIEDMTEIKFVGIKLT